One Luteolibacter flavescens DNA window includes the following coding sequences:
- a CDS encoding phosphatase PAP2/dual specificity phosphatase family protein, translating into MNRTPREPGLLWPALWRLAVAGAAFVLIYGFCNRYTSTRDDVGTWFWEWERHIPFVKEMVVPYWSLDLFFIGAFFLCSSKAELNLLTKRLVAVTIASGICFLLFPLEMGFPRPEPSGWTAPLFKVLYANDMPYNLAPSLHISLRSLVWTVYGAHLTGLTRKVTKAWFFLIGLSTLLVWQHHVIDVAAGFMMGWFIAALIPDPRFKTKRTPSPRLALRYGAGALACAGLAFLWFGFAWPAVALGIVSLAYATGLPRLLGKENGTLSPAAEWCLLPVIVVTHLYQRRWLRREPAWCEVSPGVLVGRKLTGKEARTLVAGGPLAVLDLTAESYAPTVFREHANYRSLPLLDLVKPHDADLTKAVDFIREQQPHRTVYIHCQLGLQRSALVAALWLEKSGIAGDREQAAAMVRERIPGAVL; encoded by the coding sequence ATGAACCGCACCCCACGCGAGCCCGGCCTGCTGTGGCCGGCGCTCTGGCGACTGGCCGTTGCGGGTGCCGCCTTCGTGCTCATCTACGGCTTCTGCAATCGCTACACCTCCACGCGCGACGACGTCGGCACGTGGTTCTGGGAATGGGAGCGCCACATTCCCTTCGTGAAGGAAATGGTGGTCCCGTATTGGTCGCTGGATCTCTTCTTCATCGGTGCCTTCTTCCTCTGCTCCAGCAAGGCGGAGCTGAACCTGCTGACGAAGCGGCTCGTCGCGGTAACCATCGCGAGCGGCATCTGCTTCCTGCTCTTCCCGCTGGAGATGGGATTCCCCCGACCCGAGCCGTCCGGCTGGACTGCGCCACTCTTCAAAGTGCTCTATGCGAATGACATGCCCTACAATCTCGCGCCCTCGCTGCACATCAGCCTACGCTCGCTGGTGTGGACCGTGTATGGCGCGCACCTCACGGGACTGACGCGGAAGGTCACGAAGGCGTGGTTCTTCCTCATCGGCCTGTCCACTCTGCTGGTATGGCAGCATCACGTGATCGATGTAGCCGCGGGATTCATGATGGGGTGGTTCATCGCTGCACTCATTCCCGATCCACGATTCAAGACGAAGCGCACACCTTCGCCGCGGCTGGCCCTGCGCTACGGGGCGGGTGCGCTGGCATGCGCGGGGCTGGCCTTCCTGTGGTTCGGCTTTGCCTGGCCCGCGGTCGCGCTGGGGATCGTCTCGCTGGCCTATGCCACCGGATTGCCCCGACTGCTCGGAAAGGAGAACGGCACGCTATCCCCTGCTGCGGAGTGGTGCCTGTTGCCTGTGATCGTCGTGACGCATCTTTACCAGCGCCGCTGGCTGCGGCGGGAGCCGGCGTGGTGCGAGGTTTCCCCCGGAGTCCTCGTCGGCAGGAAGCTGACCGGAAAGGAAGCGCGCACGCTGGTGGCTGGCGGCCCGCTCGCCGTGCTCGACCTGACCGCAGAGTCATATGCCCCCACCGTCTTCCGCGAGCACGCCAACTACCGCAGCCTGCCGCTGCTGGATCTGGTGAAGCCGCACGATGCCGATCTAACAAAAGCCGTCGATTTCATCCGCGAGCAACAGCCTCATCGGACCGTCTACATTCACTGCCAGCTCGGCTTACAGAGGTCGGCATTGGTCGCCGCGCTCTGGCTGGAGAAATCCGGGATCGCCGGGGATCGGGAGCAGGCTGCGGCAATGGTCCGCGAGCGGATTCCCGGTGCGGTCCTGTGA
- a CDS encoding binary toxin-like calcium binding domain-containing protein — protein MIHRQVRKAFVSPPDWRPIRWLTALAGLLATNNAIAALPPGNLLANPSGMQEANFDWTITAGPVSPPNYNTGWRRDGGTGVSPFNPSNVRAGFGGRTTFRDGYFRTSYSNNPCSRFQLIDLEARGATRAELNAQPEIKVGEWISSYSANVGNYSDNFFITVKLLAENGTTELATWTVNNTTNGGIPNTWTLFQNTFANYGEGLRYIRFESGGWDGGNWLGQYGSFHDESFVEFTHDSDGDGLPDAVEAAYGNGADLTPEGDVDGDGLTNLEEYEYGTDIGNPDTDGDGLDDGDEITHRGNALIRDTDGDGIEDGDEVHLYQTMPDFADSDNDGFSDYAEIFGDVPSDPNSATSVPGGITAEKRYELVGSDLTDPENDGNDSTANGTNFNWTAIQAGANGTFANEGTYSVFDNKVNQSGSKWYAATVGTTAWVQVKFDQLTSLTGFSLTSGGDAPERDPLIWEIQGSIEDVATNPTKFTTIYRWTSNQPPWLPSERNVTYSVTLPKKTLPYRWIRYQAYSVRSGTAFQLDEIEYFGEKSNADADGDQIPKLWEDYYAFMSDSNAADATADQDGDGLNNRGEFLAGTDPTNPDTDGDGLTDGQEVNTFHSNPLLTDSDGDGLTDGQEAGPGGYGTDPAKADTDGDGFSDYIEVMAATPTNPLLNTSNPANVTATKPATLVGGDLTDPENNGNDSTPTGTNFNWSHIQASVNGTFLGTSGEGAFSVFDNKVNVAGSKWLLNGFTSPQWIQVKFDTHTSLTGFSLTSGGDFPERDPLVWEIQGSTEDVNANPTKWKTIFRWDYGQPPWTNAERARTYLVTLPKKTLPYRWIRFQVNSLRSGTTFQLDEIEYFGERTNADADGDQIPKLWEDYYAFMSDSNAADALADQDGDGLNNRGEYLAGTDPTVADSDGDGLSDGLEVNTYQTNPLAADTDGDGLTDFQEVGPGGYGTDPKKADTDGDGFSDFAEVNNVPPTDPKSATSAPYRVTILGTGNGSLIGADLTDPEDDINDGLTTTSNAGSGFNWVASYTNSTKNYFNGPANTGTANEGILNLFDNKVGGGEAKYCCEAGPRFITLEFANPVSLTHFTMASGNDSLERSPAMWELAGSNNNTDFTVIVADTTPGHHWTAFDQVLRFDLNQPAPPYKFIKLTLMSSTATAPVTNAIQFSEVEYFGSVVTQTALAIASSRFDSEGDFQVEAKGMVTGTWYQLFRSTTLENNWTPVGAAVQGTTPTHVFEDENPPATKAFYRVGDVLPPP, from the coding sequence ATGATCCATCGTCAGGTTCGCAAAGCATTTGTCAGCCCGCCTGACTGGAGACCTATCCGCTGGCTAACGGCCCTCGCAGGCCTGCTCGCCACGAACAACGCAATCGCAGCCCTCCCGCCAGGAAACCTCCTGGCAAATCCCTCCGGGATGCAGGAGGCCAACTTCGATTGGACCATCACCGCCGGCCCCGTCTCACCACCGAACTACAACACGGGATGGCGCAGGGACGGCGGCACCGGCGTCTCGCCTTTCAACCCCTCGAATGTCCGCGCGGGATTCGGAGGCAGGACCACATTCCGCGACGGCTACTTCCGGACATCCTATTCTAACAATCCCTGCTCGCGCTTCCAACTCATCGACCTGGAGGCAAGAGGAGCGACCCGCGCGGAACTCAACGCCCAACCGGAAATCAAGGTGGGTGAGTGGATCTCCAGCTACTCTGCAAATGTGGGCAACTACTCTGACAACTTCTTCATCACCGTCAAGTTGTTGGCAGAAAATGGAACCACCGAATTGGCCACATGGACGGTAAACAACACCACCAACGGAGGCATCCCGAACACTTGGACGCTCTTCCAGAACACCTTCGCCAACTATGGCGAGGGCCTACGCTACATCCGCTTCGAAAGCGGCGGGTGGGACGGAGGAAACTGGTTGGGCCAGTATGGCAGTTTCCATGACGAGTCCTTCGTCGAATTCACCCACGACTCCGATGGTGACGGCCTACCGGACGCGGTCGAGGCCGCCTATGGAAATGGTGCCGACCTCACTCCGGAAGGCGACGTCGATGGGGACGGTCTCACCAACCTCGAGGAATACGAATACGGGACCGACATCGGGAATCCCGACACCGACGGAGACGGCCTCGACGACGGGGACGAGATCACCCATCGCGGCAATGCCCTCATCCGCGACACCGACGGAGACGGCATCGAGGATGGTGATGAGGTTCACCTCTATCAAACCATGCCCGACTTCGCCGACTCGGACAACGACGGCTTCTCGGACTACGCCGAGATCTTCGGCGACGTGCCGTCCGATCCGAATAGCGCGACCAGCGTGCCCGGTGGCATCACCGCCGAGAAGCGGTACGAGCTGGTCGGCTCCGACCTGACCGACCCGGAGAATGACGGCAACGACTCCACGGCCAACGGCACCAACTTCAACTGGACCGCCATCCAAGCCGGAGCCAACGGAACCTTCGCAAACGAAGGCACCTACAGCGTCTTCGACAACAAGGTGAATCAGAGCGGTTCGAAATGGTATGCTGCCACAGTCGGAACCACCGCTTGGGTCCAGGTGAAGTTCGACCAACTCACCAGCCTCACCGGCTTCTCCCTGACATCAGGAGGTGATGCGCCAGAGCGCGACCCCTTGATCTGGGAGATCCAGGGCTCCATCGAGGACGTGGCCACGAATCCGACGAAGTTCACCACGATCTATCGTTGGACCAGCAACCAGCCACCATGGCTGCCTTCCGAGCGCAACGTGACCTACTCCGTCACGCTGCCAAAGAAGACCCTGCCCTACCGCTGGATCCGATACCAGGCCTACAGCGTCCGCAGTGGCACCGCATTCCAGCTCGATGAAATCGAGTACTTCGGCGAGAAGTCGAATGCCGATGCAGATGGCGACCAGATCCCGAAACTGTGGGAGGACTACTATGCCTTCATGTCGGACAGCAATGCGGCCGATGCAACTGCTGACCAGGACGGCGACGGACTGAACAACCGTGGGGAATTCCTTGCAGGCACCGATCCCACGAATCCGGACACCGATGGTGACGGACTCACCGACGGCCAAGAGGTCAACACCTTCCACAGCAATCCGCTGCTCACCGACTCGGACGGCGACGGACTGACGGATGGCCAGGAAGCAGGTCCCGGCGGCTATGGAACGGACCCGGCGAAGGCGGACACCGATGGCGACGGATTCTCCGACTACATCGAGGTGATGGCGGCTACCCCGACCAATCCCCTGCTGAACACGAGCAATCCCGCAAATGTCACCGCCACCAAGCCGGCGACACTTGTCGGAGGTGACCTGACGGACCCGGAGAACAACGGCAACGACTCCACGCCCACCGGCACGAACTTCAACTGGAGTCACATCCAGGCGAGCGTGAACGGAACCTTCCTCGGGACAAGCGGTGAAGGTGCCTTCAGCGTCTTCGACAACAAGGTGAACGTGGCTGGCTCCAAGTGGCTCCTGAACGGCTTCACCTCTCCGCAGTGGATCCAGGTTAAATTCGATACCCACACGAGCCTCACAGGGTTCTCGCTCACCTCGGGTGGCGATTTCCCTGAGCGCGATCCTCTAGTGTGGGAAATCCAAGGGTCCACGGAAGACGTGAACGCGAATCCCACCAAGTGGAAGACCATCTTCCGCTGGGACTATGGCCAACCTCCGTGGACGAATGCCGAGCGAGCCAGGACCTACCTGGTGACCCTGCCGAAGAAGACCCTGCCCTACCGCTGGATCCGCTTCCAAGTGAACAGCCTGCGCAGTGGAACCACGTTCCAGTTGGACGAGATCGAATACTTCGGCGAGCGCACGAATGCCGATGCCGATGGCGACCAGATCCCGAAACTGTGGGAGGACTACTATGCCTTCATGTCGGACAGCAATGCAGCCGATGCACTGGCTGACCAGGACGGGGACGGCCTGAACAATCGCGGTGAGTATCTCGCGGGAACCGATCCCACGGTGGCGGACAGCGACGGCGACGGTCTGTCCGACGGACTCGAGGTGAATACCTACCAGACCAATCCTCTGGCAGCAGACACCGATGGCGACGGGCTGACCGACTTCCAGGAAGTGGGCCCCGGCGGCTATGGCACGGATCCGAAGAAAGCGGACACCGATGGCGATGGCTTCTCGGACTTCGCGGAAGTGAACAACGTCCCGCCGACCGATCCGAAGTCCGCGACCAGCGCTCCATATCGCGTTACCATCCTGGGCACCGGCAACGGTTCCTTGATCGGAGCCGACCTGACCGACCCGGAAGACGACATCAACGACGGCCTCACCACGACCTCGAATGCAGGAAGCGGTTTCAACTGGGTGGCCTCCTATACGAACTCCACGAAGAACTACTTCAACGGTCCGGCAAATACCGGCACCGCCAATGAAGGCATCCTCAACCTCTTCGACAACAAGGTCGGCGGCGGGGAAGCCAAGTATTGCTGCGAGGCTGGTCCCCGCTTCATCACGCTGGAATTCGCAAACCCCGTCTCCCTGACTCATTTCACAATGGCATCCGGGAACGATTCGCTCGAGCGCAGCCCGGCGATGTGGGAACTGGCAGGATCGAACAACAATACGGACTTCACCGTGATCGTGGCGGATACGACCCCGGGGCATCACTGGACGGCCTTCGACCAGGTTCTCCGGTTCGACCTGAACCAACCGGCCCCACCTTACAAATTCATCAAGCTCACGCTGATGAGTTCGACGGCGACGGCCCCGGTAACAAACGCCATCCAGTTCAGCGAAGTGGAGTACTTCGGCTCGGTGGTGACCCAGACCGCTCTGGCGATCGCCAGCAGCCGCTTCGACAGCGAAGGTGACTTCCAGGTGGAAGCCAAGGGAATGGTCACGGGCACCTGGTACCAGCTTTTCCGCAGCACCACGCTGGAGAACAACTGGACGCCGGTGGGTGCAGCGGTCCAAGGCACCACGCCGACACACGTCTTCGAGGATGAGAATCCTCCGGCGACGAAGGCCTTCTACCGCGTGGGAGACGTGCTTCCGCCTCCATGA
- a CDS encoding metallophosphoesterase, with amino-acid sequence MKRRHFLGTAAGLLPGASIATDGQMPLLRFGLIADAQYADADPEGERHYRATPEKLKRAVEIIRAAKPAFTLHLGDFIDRDFKSFDTVLPLINELRHPVHHLLGNHDYTVADGDKARVVATLGMPHDYYTFRSGNVRFVMLDTNSVSTYKQSATSPATTAAAAQLKSLEAAGHPGAKPWNGGVSETQLEWLDRELFAADVAKERVILCGHHPLLPAGEHQLWNHEAVLSVIDKHPSVVAWFNGHNHAGDFVERQGVPYVTFRSMLHHPENTAFSIIDVHADRIVITGHGREVTRTLMF; translated from the coding sequence ATGAAACGCCGCCACTTCCTCGGCACCGCTGCGGGCCTGCTACCCGGTGCCTCCATTGCGACCGATGGACAGATGCCGCTGCTACGCTTCGGCCTGATCGCCGACGCGCAGTACGCAGACGCTGATCCCGAAGGTGAGCGCCACTATCGCGCCACTCCGGAGAAGCTGAAGCGTGCCGTGGAGATCATACGCGCTGCGAAGCCCGCCTTCACGCTTCACCTGGGGGACTTCATCGACCGCGACTTCAAGTCCTTCGACACGGTGCTGCCGCTGATCAATGAGCTCCGCCACCCCGTTCATCACCTGCTGGGAAACCACGACTACACGGTGGCAGATGGAGACAAGGCGCGGGTGGTGGCCACGCTCGGCATGCCGCACGACTACTATACCTTTCGTAGCGGGAATGTCCGCTTCGTGATGCTGGATACGAATTCCGTATCCACCTACAAGCAATCGGCAACGTCACCCGCGACGACCGCTGCCGCGGCACAGCTCAAGTCGCTGGAGGCCGCTGGCCACCCGGGTGCGAAGCCGTGGAATGGGGGCGTCTCCGAAACCCAGCTCGAATGGCTGGATCGGGAGCTCTTCGCCGCGGATGTGGCGAAGGAGCGAGTGATCCTGTGCGGTCACCATCCCCTGCTACCCGCTGGCGAGCACCAACTCTGGAACCACGAAGCCGTGCTGTCCGTGATCGACAAGCACCCCAGCGTCGTCGCGTGGTTCAATGGCCACAACCATGCCGGGGACTTCGTCGAGCGACAGGGCGTTCCCTATGTAACCTTCCGCTCCATGCTGCATCACCCGGAGAATACCGCATTCTCCATCATCGACGTGCATGCCGACCGCATCGTGATCACCGGCCACGGCCGCGAGGTCACCCGCACGCTGATGTTTTGA
- a CDS encoding autotransporter-associated beta strand repeat-containing protein produces the protein MPSISVQTRFVTQPVTRRAIQALATGILLTTPLHAADIQWTGGDGNFTDTASWSGGVLPGGGDTAVVSNGGSVWINTAPPTLGGVRVSSGGFGTEVGMTNTGSTIVGNLTGSLGRFDFKTGMFMAMGQISIGTGGGNGLFVMENGMIQRMGGGTFSIGDGAGSEGELVQSSGFIRCVTPWHIGVGANAKGTLDFSGQSAANAIDMLIVGADGGTGTMKLGAGSFNKVVEEVQGTSAVFGRGNGSSAIVQQTGGYFTNGSTDTLLGESGNATATWTISGEASIAYFGTLVMGNADSASATFNLNGGTLNPSRIIKGGSTGNTAIVFNGGTLKPRFSDADFISGIDSLTVEDGGLFVDTDTHSIGIGLNLLDGGGGLTKRNGGTLSLEASSQYTGATVVEGGTLLINGTLTASEVTVQADGTIGGSGTINKSITSTGTIAPGYGVGTLTVKEDVAVAGKLAIELTPAGSDVLVVEGDLNVEGATLRIELPEGEPLTEPYVIATYGTRSGGNFAGIENGAGYTIDYAYQGNKIAVTPGTSPYANWASNYTWASDEDKLPEADPDGDGFANILEFFLDGDPLVSGQPVGKPSGRVVGDRFVFTFERNAGAASIAPVVEYGTGLDLPLVAVDGQDGVIITTEPGPGGDSWTVSIPMPPGGKLFARLKVEVDS, from the coding sequence TTGCCTTCGATCTCTGTTCAAACCCGATTCGTCACCCAACCTGTTACCCGTCGCGCAATCCAAGCGCTTGCGACGGGCATCCTCCTCACCACTCCCCTGCACGCCGCTGACATCCAGTGGACCGGGGGAGATGGAAATTTCACCGATACAGCCAGTTGGTCCGGCGGCGTGCTGCCCGGTGGCGGCGACACCGCCGTGGTCTCGAATGGCGGATCGGTCTGGATCAACACCGCGCCCCCGACGCTTGGCGGCGTCCGGGTGTCGAGCGGTGGCTTCGGCACCGAGGTCGGCATGACCAACACCGGCTCGACCATCGTCGGCAATCTGACGGGATCGCTCGGAAGATTCGATTTCAAGACCGGCATGTTCATGGCGATGGGCCAGATCTCCATCGGCACCGGCGGGGGCAACGGCCTCTTCGTGATGGAGAACGGGATGATCCAGCGCATGGGCGGCGGCACCTTCTCCATCGGCGATGGAGCGGGCAGTGAAGGCGAGCTGGTCCAGTCCTCGGGCTTCATCCGGTGCGTCACGCCATGGCACATCGGTGTGGGTGCCAATGCGAAGGGAACGCTCGATTTCTCCGGTCAATCCGCGGCAAACGCGATCGACATGCTCATTGTTGGCGCGGACGGCGGGACCGGCACGATGAAGCTGGGCGCAGGATCATTCAACAAGGTCGTGGAAGAGGTTCAGGGCACCTCGGCCGTCTTTGGTCGCGGCAATGGCAGCTCGGCCATCGTCCAGCAGACGGGTGGCTATTTCACGAATGGCAGCACGGACACGCTGCTGGGCGAGAGCGGGAACGCCACGGCGACGTGGACGATCAGCGGGGAGGCCTCCATCGCCTACTTCGGCACCCTCGTCATGGGCAATGCCGACTCGGCGAGCGCGACCTTCAATCTCAACGGTGGCACGCTCAACCCGAGCCGGATCATCAAGGGTGGAAGCACCGGCAACACCGCCATCGTCTTCAATGGCGGCACGCTCAAGCCTCGCTTCAGTGATGCCGACTTCATCAGCGGCATCGACAGCCTGACGGTGGAAGATGGTGGCCTCTTCGTGGACACTGACACGCACTCCATCGGCATCGGCCTGAATCTCCTGGATGGAGGTGGCGGCCTCACGAAGCGGAACGGAGGCACCCTTTCCCTCGAGGCAAGCAGCCAATACACCGGCGCGACCGTCGTGGAAGGTGGCACGCTGCTCATCAATGGAACGCTCACCGCGTCCGAAGTGACCGTGCAGGCCGATGGCACCATCGGTGGCTCGGGCACGATCAACAAGTCGATCACCTCGACCGGCACCATCGCTCCGGGATACGGCGTGGGCACGCTGACGGTGAAGGAAGATGTGGCGGTGGCCGGCAAGCTCGCGATCGAACTCACGCCTGCCGGCAGTGACGTGCTGGTCGTGGAGGGAGACTTGAATGTGGAAGGAGCCACCCTTCGAATCGAACTCCCGGAAGGCGAGCCGCTGACCGAGCCCTACGTCATCGCCACCTACGGTACCCGTAGTGGCGGGAATTTCGCGGGCATCGAGAATGGCGCGGGCTACACAATCGACTACGCCTACCAGGGCAACAAGATAGCGGTGACGCCCGGCACCTCCCCGTATGCGAACTGGGCCTCGAACTACACGTGGGCCAGCGACGAGGACAAGTTGCCCGAGGCTGATCCGGATGGCGATGGCTTTGCGAATATCCTCGAGTTCTTCCTCGATGGCGATCCGCTCGTGTCCGGCCAGCCGGTCGGCAAGCCCTCCGGTCGCGTGGTGGGAGACCGCTTTGTCTTCACCTTCGAGCGCAATGCCGGAGCAGCTTCCATCGCACCGGTCGTCGAGTATGGCACAGGGCTGGATCTGCCGCTCGTGGCAGTGGATGGCCAGGATGGCGTCATCATCACCACCGAGCCCGGCCCCGGTGGCGACTCGTGGACGGTGAGCATCCCGATGCCTCCGGGCGGCAAGCTCTTCGCCCGCCTCAAGGTCGAGGTGGATTCCTGA
- a CDS encoding LytR/AlgR family response regulator transcription factor, which yields MKKIRCVIVDDEELARERVRSLLGCEPDVEIVGEAADGEAALAMCAELRPDLVFLDIQMPRLSGFDVLEELPVNPAPVVIFTTAYDTHAVRAFEVSAVDYLLKPFKASRFKEALGRARERISSGSDGGLSQLKSHLHIIDGGPRVLVKSPERIVFVRAAEIDHVEAAGNYLVLHCGPERHIVRETMSAMTDRLESHGFMRVSRSAIINLSRLREVQPMGAGSYCVILKSGARVDMTIPLRDLQERLGAG from the coding sequence ATGAAAAAAATCCGATGCGTGATCGTGGACGATGAAGAGCTGGCCCGCGAGCGGGTCCGCAGTCTGTTAGGCTGTGAGCCCGACGTGGAAATCGTGGGCGAGGCGGCGGATGGCGAGGCCGCGCTGGCGATGTGCGCGGAACTGCGACCGGACCTCGTCTTCCTCGATATCCAGATGCCGCGGCTGAGTGGCTTCGATGTGCTGGAGGAATTGCCCGTGAATCCCGCGCCGGTGGTCATCTTCACCACGGCATACGACACGCATGCGGTGCGTGCCTTCGAGGTGAGTGCAGTGGATTATCTCCTGAAGCCCTTCAAGGCATCCCGCTTCAAGGAAGCGCTGGGCCGCGCACGCGAGCGCATTTCCTCGGGGTCCGATGGCGGGCTTTCGCAATTGAAGTCCCATCTCCACATCATCGATGGCGGCCCGCGCGTGCTGGTGAAGTCGCCGGAGCGCATCGTCTTCGTCCGCGCCGCAGAGATCGATCACGTGGAGGCAGCGGGGAATTATCTCGTGCTGCATTGCGGTCCCGAGCGGCACATCGTGCGTGAAACGATGTCCGCCATGACGGACCGCCTGGAGTCGCATGGCTTCATGCGCGTGAGCCGCTCGGCCATCATCAATCTCTCACGGCTGCGCGAGGTTCAGCCCATGGGGGCGGGAAGCTACTGCGTGATCCTGAAGTCCGGTGCCCGTGTGGACATGACGATCCCGCTGCGCGATCTTCAGGAAAGATTGGGCGCGGGTTGA
- a CDS encoding sensor histidine kinase — MTLPSSRAGALPGWLPGVFFAVWTVLAAVAVWWFALREPESRVIFVEMGAGGTLDASASRLVMQQQLLPWVPWLLLAPYVLGLAARFPLFGRRKWVHVLVLVPAALAFIGVCLVFQDQAARRQPILAPMPAVESWFPPGFDKTPGGEFGIPLTREIGRDPQQELPEAFGLPPEVDPRKLPGVIFTREELKQRIEAQWADIARRADESLGGLKKVPAMSKVLLDGFVYAALLILSHAWLFLRTARRENERAAELHTRHAQARAQALQAQLQPHFLFNTLNGIAMLTRKDPERAEEMIMSLSELLRIALDGERQAEIPLREELHFVDRYLDIQRMRFGNRLKVEREVARDTLGLLVPALLVQPLVENAIHHGIEPRGSGGCVRVVTALDGDMLTIRIEDDGVGIGHSKGGSGSGIGMASIRERLAALYPGRHVFRSEEPPGGGVHMIIQLPAHTATR; from the coding sequence ATGACCCTGCCTTCATCCCGCGCCGGTGCCCTGCCAGGGTGGTTGCCGGGAGTATTCTTCGCCGTGTGGACCGTGCTCGCCGCCGTGGCGGTCTGGTGGTTCGCGCTGCGCGAGCCGGAGAGCCGCGTGATCTTCGTGGAGATGGGAGCGGGTGGCACGCTGGATGCGTCCGCCTCGCGGCTGGTGATGCAGCAGCAGCTCCTGCCCTGGGTGCCGTGGCTACTACTCGCGCCGTACGTGCTCGGGCTGGCGGCGAGGTTCCCGCTCTTTGGCCGGCGGAAGTGGGTGCACGTGCTGGTTTTGGTGCCCGCGGCGCTCGCCTTCATCGGGGTCTGTCTCGTCTTCCAGGATCAGGCCGCGCGCCGTCAGCCCATTCTCGCGCCGATGCCCGCGGTGGAGTCGTGGTTCCCGCCGGGGTTTGACAAGACACCGGGCGGCGAATTCGGCATCCCGCTGACCCGCGAGATCGGTCGCGATCCCCAGCAGGAGCTGCCCGAGGCCTTCGGCCTGCCGCCCGAGGTGGATCCGCGGAAGCTGCCGGGGGTGATCTTCACGCGTGAGGAGCTGAAGCAACGCATCGAGGCACAATGGGCGGACATCGCCCGCCGTGCGGACGAGTCGCTGGGCGGGCTGAAGAAGGTGCCCGCGATGTCGAAGGTCCTGTTGGACGGCTTCGTCTACGCCGCGCTGCTCATCCTGTCCCACGCATGGCTCTTCCTCCGCACGGCGAGGCGGGAGAATGAGCGGGCCGCCGAGCTCCACACTCGCCACGCGCAGGCCCGTGCACAGGCGCTGCAGGCCCAGCTCCAGCCGCATTTCCTTTTCAATACGCTGAATGGCATCGCGATGTTGACGCGGAAGGATCCGGAGCGCGCGGAGGAGATGATCATGTCCCTCAGCGAGCTGCTGCGCATCGCGCTGGATGGCGAGCGCCAGGCGGAGATCCCGCTGCGGGAGGAGCTGCACTTCGTCGATCGCTATCTCGATATCCAGCGCATGCGCTTCGGCAATCGGCTGAAGGTCGAGCGTGAGGTCGCCCGCGACACGCTCGGCCTGCTGGTGCCCGCGCTGCTCGTGCAGCCGCTGGTGGAAAATGCCATCCACCACGGCATCGAGCCGCGTGGCAGCGGTGGCTGTGTGCGGGTCGTGACCGCGCTGGACGGCGACATGCTGACCATCCGCATCGAGGACGATGGCGTGGGCATCGGCCACTCGAAGGGTGGCTCCGGCAGCGGCATCGGCATGGCGAGCATCCGCGAGCGCCTCGCCGCGCTTTATCCCGGCAGGCACGTTTTCCGCTCGGAGGAGCCGCCCGGAGGAGGCGTCCACATGATCATCCAGCTACCAGCCCATACTGCCACCCGATGA